In Pirellula sp. SH-Sr6A, the DNA window CCATTTGTAGTGAGCCTCCAAATCACACTAACCTGGAGTGGGAAAGATGAATTGCCGATCTGCGGGCTCACGTAAACTCAGCGGTTTCACCCTTGTCGAGCTGTTGGTGGTTATCGCCATCATTGGCATCTTAGTCGGGCTATTGCTGCCTGCGGTTCAAGCGGCTCGCGAAGCGGCTCGACGAGCTCAGTGCTTGAACAATATGAAACAGATCGCCCTCGGGATGATTCAGTTCGAGCATGTGAACAAGTACTTCCCCTATTCGAGAACGGGATCCCTTTGGCGCACTCTCCCCTACATCGAACAGAACACCTTGGCTGAGCTCTTTCTAGCAGCAAAACATCCGACTCAGCCTTTTGGATTCAATGGTCAGCTCACGGTGGGATGGAGTCCAGAAATGCGAACCGCATTCGGAGCTCGAATTCCAAGCTTTCAATGCCCGAGCGCACCTTCGGACCGCGTCTTCACGTTAACCGATTCCCTCGGCTCATTCACTGTTCAATCCGCCGACTACGTCACTCCTCGCATTCCTGCGGTACGTCCTGCGGGGCATCCGCTCTGGTATCAATCGGGAGAGCCGCAGATGAATTTCAATACCGCCATGAGTCCACCCGATTCGCGGAGCGTTGATCCTACGCGCCGCGGTGCGAAGGCCGCATCGATCTCGGATGGCTTCAGCAACACCCTGATGTACTACGAATGCGCTGGTTCCCCAACTCGATTTGTTCGCGGTAAAGCGAAGCCATCCGGTTCGGTCCAAATCGCTTGGGCCGGAGCAGGGGATGGTGTCAAGATGCGAGCTTACCGAGCGGACAACTTGGAGGGGCTCACATCTCCTACCAACAGTGGACTCGGTCCCAACGGTTCTCCCACGCCTCCTTCTGCTCCAACAGACTCAAGCCTTCCTTCCGCATGGGAAGCTGCGATCGACGATGGTACCTACAAGTTCCTCAATCACACCAACAGTTCGCAACCGTACAGCTTTCACACCGGTGGCGTCATGATCAGTCTGTGCGATGGATCGGCGCGACTTCTTTCCGAGAGCGTAGAACTTGCAACGTTCTTGAACTTGATGCTGAGAGACGACGGCCAAGTGCTAGGTGAGTTTGAGTAAAACAATATGGGAACCTCAGGCGACGCGCTAAGACCTAGATTTAACAGAAAGTCATTCCTTGCTAAGCAATTTATTGTTTGGCATTGGACCAGTAGCGGCATTTGCCTCGTCTCCATGCTCTTTTTTTCCATCACGGGAATCACCCTT includes these proteins:
- a CDS encoding DUF1559 domain-containing protein; this encodes MNCRSAGSRKLSGFTLVELLVVIAIIGILVGLLLPAVQAAREAARRAQCLNNMKQIALGMIQFEHVNKYFPYSRTGSLWRTLPYIEQNTLAELFLAAKHPTQPFGFNGQLTVGWSPEMRTAFGARIPSFQCPSAPSDRVFTLTDSLGSFTVQSADYVTPRIPAVRPAGHPLWYQSGEPQMNFNTAMSPPDSRSVDPTRRGAKAASISDGFSNTLMYYECAGSPTRFVRGKAKPSGSVQIAWAGAGDGVKMRAYRADNLEGLTSPTNSGLGPNGSPTPPSAPTDSSLPSAWEAAIDDGTYKFLNHTNSSQPYSFHTGGVMISLCDGSARLLSESVELATFLNLMLRDDGQVLGEFE